A genomic segment from Maniola jurtina chromosome 16, ilManJurt1.1, whole genome shotgun sequence encodes:
- the LOC123873097 gene encoding uncharacterized protein LOC123873097 yields MVKKGFIIIAAFAALALASEEDNEQKKRGAGKANTLNAIPTGAQKPDYTYSIYAQTPSAQSSPSQSYQSQVPNSFYPNQIASQYYTPSNNPDPSTSNSLHTQVNPNINSQIAQPTQSHFVPINFIPNPGYQSKYQIPSPKPTGNLQLAFIQQPSIQPSPIIQYPHSFFSPSHSNHIAPQSAIFGSPSHFSFAPALQPLSLGGSFLGQPSMVVLPQTHAGLYNNLVYPNPTQSFYNYYPSTSQAKYSYASGPPISQSTDQAQSTIPQSVTKEDNIISQSNEYSPSDTSSGFKNSYTRSTYSKL; encoded by the exons ATGGTGAAAAAGGGATTCATT ATTATTGCCGCTTTCGCTGCGCTCGCGCTGGCTAGCGAAGAAGACAACGAGCAGAAAAAAAGAGGAGCAGGGAAGGCGAATACTTTAAACGCGATTCCTACAGGAGCACAAAAGCCCGACTACACTTACAGCATTTACGCCCAAACGCCTAGTGCACAGAGTAGCCCTAGTCAGTCCTATCAAAGCCAAGTCCCCAATTCCTTCTATCCTAATCAAATCGCAAGCCAATACTATACCCCGTCTAACAATCCTGATCCATCCACGTCAAACTCTCTTCATACTCAAGTGAATCCAAATATCAACTCGCAAATCGCTCAACCCACTCAATCTCACTTCGTTCCTATTAACTTCATTCCAAATCCAGGTTATCAATCGAAATACCAAATTCCATCTCCTAAACCAACTGGGAACTTGCAGTTAGCTTTTATTCAGCAGCCCAGTATCCAACCTTCGCCAATAATACAATATCCTCATTCTTTTTTCTCACCGAGCCATTCCAATCATATTGCTCCTCAAAGCGCAATATTTGGTTCGCCAAGCCATTTTAGTTTTGCTCCGGCCTTGCAGCCCTTATCATTAGGAGGTTCCTTCCTAGGTCAACCGTCAATGGTTGTGCTTCCTCAGACCCATGCCGGCTTGTACAACAATTTAGTGTACCCTAACCCGACTCAAAGTTTCTATAACTATTACCCATCAACTTCACAAGCGAAGTATAGCTACGCATCAGGGCCGCCTATATCACAGTCTACTGATCAAGCCCAAAGCACCATTCCTCAATCTGTCACAAAAGAAGACAATATAATTTCACAGAGCAATGAATATTCTCCTTCGGACACCAGTTCCGGTTTTAAAAACTCTTACACCAGAAGTACTTACTCCAAACTTTGA
- the LOC123873091 gene encoding uncharacterized PE-PGRS family protein PE_PGRS54-like: MKFTVFIVLLTISTTWGIKSKKEEPKDKREAAGTYLPQSSQNYQSPSSGQEEANAISIGAGYSIGGGAKPTYSFGGQSAGVGASYQLQPESGHSNIQLAPISFQQANGGLVSNDLSQLMSQISHGLNSGAISLPSSGGQGALYQFAGQGGQGGQEISLPQFSYGSPQLQQYSLGDQGQGSLPTYALGTKGLGTFKSTGPVLFSPESSGNQGALSYAAPSFGQSYQAAALPLGDSGHSFPGFSFGGSGQSLGGSLKAFSGNYAIPAGQSSFKPSAFLGASVQSDSGAGLAGLSGSYGSPSFAAYQQSAGGHGVSSLGSGGHGASFGSLSGYSGGPSKAIAASYLPSKYEGVGSLESIASAFSASGQIGAPGSTYGSPSSAYSSNAHAASAPSPAYYISSGKHSSPSFGLGSSSFRGPVSGHSSLNSFSSGPKYSFGGGHGSSRYAPAKDVQGSYSESNYNTIKYSSELKPRFN; this comes from the exons ATGAAATTCACG GTGTTCATAGTTCTGCTTACCATATCAACAACATGGGGTATCAAATCCAAAAAAGAAGAACCAAAGGATAAAAGAGAAGCGGCTGGTACTTATCTACCACAAAGCTCTCAAAACTATCAGTCACCATCCTCAGGTCAGGAGGAAGCTAATGCTATCAGCATTGGAGCCGGATACAGCATTGGAGGTGGTGCCAAGCCCACTTACAGTTTTGGCGGTCAAAGTGCGGGAGTCGGAGCCTCATACCAGTTACAGCCAGAAAGTGGGCATTCAAACATTCAACTGGCACCAATTTCTTTCCAGCAAGCCAATGGAGGTCTCGTCTCCAATGATCTCTCGCAACTAATGAGCCAAATATCTCATGGACTTAATAGTGGAGCTATCTCTTTACCATCATCAGGTGGCCAAGGAGCTCTTTACCAGTTTGCAGGTCAAGGCGGTCAAGGAGGTCAAGAGATATCTTTACCCCAATTTTCTTACGGAAGTCCTCAACTACAGCAATATAGCTTAGGCGATCAAGGTCAAGGCTCCCTTCCAACTTACGCTCTCGGTACTAAAGGCCTAGGCACCTTTAAGTCAACAGGTCCAGTTTTATTTAGTCCGGAATCTTCTGGTAACCAAGGTGCACTGAGCTATGCAGCACCAAGTTTTGGTCAATCATATCAAGCGGCTGCTTTGCCATTAGGAGATTCAGGACATTCTTTCCCTGGTTTCTCCTTCGGCGGATCTGGCCAGTCGTTGGGTGGATCTCTGAAAGCATTCAGTGGTAACTACGCTATACCAGCTGGACAATCTTCTTTTAAACCCTCAGCTTTCTTAGGAGCATCTGTCCAAAGTGATTCAGGTGCTGGTTTGGCAGGTCTCTCTGGATCGTATGGATCTCCATCATTCGCTGCCTACCAACAATCCGCTGGTGGTCACGGTGTATCTTCTCTCGGCTCTGGCGGACATGGCGCTTCTTTCGGCTCTTTATCTGGATATTCCGGTGGTCCATCTAAGGCAATAGCAGCTTCATATCTGCCTTCAAAATATGAAGGTGTCGGATCTTTGGAATCCATTGCGTCTGCATTTTCAGCTAGTGGTCAAATAGGGGCACCTGGAAGTACTTATGGCTCACCTTCAAGTGCATACTCCAGCAACGCACACGCCGCATCTGCTCCATCCCCCGCCTATTACATTTCATCCGGTAAACATTCCTCACCTAGTTTTGGCTTAGGCAGTTCGTCTTTCAGAGGCCCTGTATCGGGTCATAGTTCATTAAATTCTTTTTCTTCGGGACCTAAATATAGCTTTGGTGGTGGACACGGCAGTTCTCGTTATGCACCAGCTAAAGACGTCCAAGGTTCATACAGTGAATCCAATTACAACACTATCAAATACAGCTCGGAGCTTAAGCCACGTTTCaactaa